Proteins from a genomic interval of Geotrypetes seraphini chromosome 7, aGeoSer1.1, whole genome shotgun sequence:
- the LOC117363918 gene encoding 40S ribosomal protein S25-like yields the protein MPPKDDKKKKDAGKSAKKDKYPVNKSGGKTKKKKRDKLNNLVLFDKATYDKLCEEVPNYKLTTPAVVSERLKIRRSLARELLNKGLIKLVSEHRAQKHQRRRCPC from the coding sequence ATGCCACCCAAAGATGACAAGAAGAAGAAAGATGCAGGCAAGTCCGCCAAGAAGGACAAATACCCCGTGAACAAATCTGGTGGAAAAACCAAAAAGAAGAAGAGGGACAAGCTAAACAACCTGGTTCTCTTTGACAAAGCTACATATGACAAACTGTGTGAAGAAGTTCCAAACTACAAGCTCACCACACCTGCTGTGGTCTCGGAGCGGCTGAAAATCAGGCGTTCTCTAGCCAGAGAGCTGCTCAACAAAGGGCTAATTAAACTAGTATCCGAGCACCGTGCCCAGAAACACCAAAGGAGGAGATGCCCCTGCTAG
- the LOC117363917 gene encoding 40S ribosomal protein S25-like, whose product MPPKDDKKKKDAGKSAKKDKDPVNKSGGKTKKKKRDKLNNLVLFDKATYDKLCEEVPNYKLTTPAVVSERLKIRRSLARELLNKGLIKLVSEHRAQKHQRRRCPC is encoded by the coding sequence ATGCCACCCAAAGATGACAAGAAGAAGAAAGATGCAGGCAAGTCCGCCAAGAAGGACAAAGACCCCGTGAACAAATCTGGTGGAAAAACCAAAAAGAAGAAGAGGGACAAGCTAAACAACCTGGTTCTCTTTGACAAAGCTACATATGACAAACTGTGTGAAGAAGTTCCAAACTACAAGCTCACCACACCTGCTGTGGTCTCGGAGCGGCTGAAAATCAGGCGTTCTCTAGCCAGAGAGCTGCTCAACAAAGGGCTAATTAAACTAGTATCCGAGCACCGTGCCCAGAAACACCAAAGGAGGAGATGCCCCTGCTAG